Proteins co-encoded in one Malus sylvestris chromosome 9, drMalSylv7.2, whole genome shotgun sequence genomic window:
- the LOC126634171 gene encoding uncharacterized protein LOC126634171, with translation MTVFSGKQVFPVDYEAEVSQRLLEASLSGDLKSALECVADPFVDVNFVGAVSLKTRKCEVLLRDESASEVRVDYEEFKTDVTALFLAVHAGNVTLVKKLLSIGADVNQKLFRGFATTAAVREGHLEILEILLKAGASQPACEEALLEASCHGHARLVERLMASDLIRPHVAVHAIVTASCRGFADVVDTLTKCGVDASAAVRTLLQSSKPALHTNVDCSALVAAVVSRQVPIVRLLLQAGVRTDVNVRLGAWSWDPATGEELRVGAGLAEPYPITWCAVEYFEASSSVLHMLLQGRSPDTPHCGRTLLHHAILCGNAGAIRVLLSCGANVESPVQTTGSTMFNPIHMAARLGLPTVIRCLIESGCDMNSKTDSGDTALMICAKYKHEECLRVLAAAGADFGLVNAAGQSVSSIARIARWSLGFQQALMYVIRDGKMPKSSNFSVFSPLMFAAQAGDIEALKAVVVSGEFDIDYQDGKGFTAVMITALKGHVEAFRFLVYAGADVKLCNKSGETAITLSEISQNRDLFEKVMLEYALEKGNLYAGGFYALHCAARRGDVDAVKLLTSRGYDVNVPDGDGNTPLMLAAREGYGLVCELLISYGANLDVKNAKGETPLSLARTSRGLKNDAERVILDELARKLVLGGALLRKHTRGGKGSPHGKEVRMVGAVGVLCWGKSNRRNVKCREAEVGPSPAFRRNRRSQSDADEPGVFRVVTTKNKEVHFVSEGGVETAKLWVRGIKLVTREALFGKQREL, from the exons ATGACGGTGTTCTCCGGCAAACAGGTGTTCCCGGTGGACTACGAGGCCGAGGTTTCGCAGCGACTTCTCGAAGCCTCGCTCTCCGGCGACCTGAAATCGGCGCTGGAGTGCGTCGCCGATCCGTTCGTGGACGTCAACTTCGTCGGCGCTGTGAGTCTCAAAACGAGAAAGTGTGAGGTGCTGTTGCGCGACGAGTCGGCGAGCGAAGTCCGCGTCGACTACGAGGAGTTCAAAACCGACGTCACGGCTCTGTTCCTCGCCGTTCATGCTGGAAACGTCACTTTGGTGAAGAAACTGCTG AGCATCGGAGCTGACGTAAATCAGAAACTCTTTAGGGGCTTCGCGACAACAGCAGCAGTGAGAGAGGGCCACCTTGAGATTCTAGAGATCCTACTGAAAGCTGGAGCATCTCAACCAGCTTGTGAGGAAGCTCTGTTGGAGGCAAGTTGTCATGGACATGCTAGGCTCGTGGAGCGGCTTATGGCCTCTGATTTGATCCGGCCCCATGTTGCTGTGCATGCTATCGTCACAGCCAGCTGCAGGGGGTTTGCCGATGTGGTGGACACTCTCACGAAG TGCGGTGTGGATGCAAGTGCGGCTGTTAGGACGCTACTTCAATCGTCTAAGCCAGCTCTTCACACTAATGTTGACTGTAGTGCACTTGTGGCTGCAGTTGTGAGTAGGCAGGTCCCCATCGTACGTTTGCTGCTACAG GCCGGCGTAAGGACGGATGTCAATGTGAGATTGGGAGCATGGTCGTGGGACCCAGCTACGGGGGAAGAGTTGCGGGTTGGGGCAGGGCTGGCGGAGCCTTATCCCATTACCTGGTGTGCAGTAGAGTATTTTGAAGCAAGCAGTTCTGTCTTGCACATGCTCCTCCAGGGCCGTTCTCCGGATACCCCTCATTGTGGAAGAACTCTCCTGCACCACGCTATTCTATGCGGTAATGCAGGAGCCATCCGCGTGCTCTTGAGTTGCGGTGCCAATGTAGAATCACCCGTTCAAACAACTGGTAGTACCATGTTTAATCCGATACACATGGCTGCCCGCCTTGGCTTGCCAACAGTCATTCGATGTTTAATTGAATCGGGATGTGATATGAACTCCAAGACTGATTCCGGCGACACAGCTCTAATGATCTGCGCAAAATACAAGCATGAAGAATGTCTCAGAGTATTGGCGGCAGCCGGTGCTGATTTTGGCTTGGTTAACGCGGCTGGTCAGTCTGTTAGTTCGATTGCCAGGATAGCTAGGTGGTCCCTTGGTTTTCAGCAGGCGTTGATGTATGTAATAAGAGACGGAAAGATGCCCAAATCCAGCAACTTTTCTGTTTTCTCTCCCCTAATGTTTGCAGCTCAAGCCGGCGATATTGAGGCCTTGAAAGCCGTAGTTGTTTCAGGAGAATTTGACATTGATTATCAAGACGGTAAAGGTTTCACGGCCGTTATGATCACTGCTTTGAAGGGACACGTTGAAGCATTCAGGTTTCTGGTTTATGCAGGGGCTGATGTAAAATTGTGTAACAAGTCTGGTGAGACTGCAATTACTCTGTCAGAAATAAGCCAAAACCGTGACCTGTTTGAGAAGGTAATGCTCGAATATGCACTAGAAAAGGGCAATCTTTACGCTGGAGGGTTCTACGCTCTGCATTGCGCAGCACGCCGTGGGGATGTCGATGCAGTCAAATTGTTAACAAGTAGGGGATATGATGTGAATGTCCCTGACGGAGATGGTAACACTCCGCTCATGTTAGCGGCTAGGGAAGGTTATGGTCTCGTGTGTGAACTCTTGATCTCTTACGGAGCAAACTTGGATGTCAAAAATGCCAAAGGCGAAACACCGCTTTCGCTTGCGAGGACAAGCCGCGGTTTGAAAAATGATGCGGAGCGGGTGATACTAGATGAGCTAGCTCGCAAGCTGGTGCTAGGAGGGGCGCTTCTCCGGAAGCATACAAGGGGAGGGAAAGGAAGCCCTCATGGGAAAGAGGTGAGGATGGTGGGAGCTGTAGGGGTGCTGTGCTGGGGGAAGTCAAACCGGAGAAATGTGAAATGCCGGGAGGCGGAGGTGGGGCCTAGTCCAGCCTTTAGGAGGAATAGGAGGAGCCAGAGTGATGCAGATGAACCCGGAGTGTTTAGGGTGGTGACTACCAAGAACAAGGAGGTGCATTTTGTGTCTGAAGGCGGAGTTGAAACCGCCAAGCTTTGGGTGAGAGGTATAAAGCTCGTGACCAGGGAGGCTCTTTTCGGTAAACAGAGGGAGTTGTGA
- the LOC126634257 gene encoding transcription termination factor MTEF1, chloroplastic-like: MIRHLQPQTFLPQASLFPSLKPFKNPYPIPKSVSNSLRPTLSSPNYPSLSDHPNTSADPGLLFREKVLYLETHLNVDSEKALHQNPDFRSCPLSSLKSVEGCLSSMGIERSAQGRILDMYPQLLTADPHSALYPIFDFLLTEVRIPFPDIRKSIIRCPRLLVSDLDSQLRPALKFLTQLGFSGRSSITCQTTVLLVSSVEFTLLPKIEYLQSLGLSYEEVVNVVIRSPGLLTFSINNNYKPKVDFFLEEMKRDVAELKRFPQYFSFSLEGKIKPRHRLLVEHGFSLPLREMLKVSDGEFNARLIEMRLGSAEGSWV, translated from the coding sequence ATGATTCGCCATCTCCAACCTCAAACCTTCCTACCCCAAGCTTCCCTCTTTCCATCTCTAAAACCCTTCAAAAACCCTTACCCTATCCCCAAATCAGTCTCCAACTCCCTTAGGCCAACCCTCAGTTCTCCAAATTACCCCTCACTTTCCGACCACCCAAACACCTCCGCCGACCCCGGCCTCCTCTTCCGCGAAAAGGTCCTCTACTTAGAAACCCACCTCAACGTCGACTCCGAAAAAGCCCTCCACCAAAACCCAGATTTCCGCTCCTgccctctctcctccctcaagTCCGTCGAGGGCTGCCTCTCCTCCATGGGCATCGAGCGCTCTGCCCAGGGCCGCATCCTCGACATGTACCCGCAGCTCCTCACCGCGGACCCGCACTCCGCCCTCTACCCAATCTTCGATTTCCTCCTCACCGAGGTCCGAATCCCTTTCCCGGATATCCGGAAGTCGATAATCAGGTGCCCGAGGCTTCTAGTCTCCGACCTGGACAGTCAATTGCGACCCGCATTGAAGTTCCTGACCCAATTGGGGTTTTCGGGTCGGAGCTCCATCACGTGCCAGACGACAGTGCTGCTGGTTTCGAGCGTGGAATTTACCCTTTTGCCCAAAATCGAGTATTTGCAGAGCTTGGGGCTGAGCTACGAGGAGGTGGTGAACGTGGTGATAAGGTCGCCGGGGCTGTTGACTTTCAGCATAAACAACAATTATAAGCCGAAAGTTGACTTTTTTCTGGAGGAGATGAAGAGGGACGTGGCGGAACTGAAGAGGTTTCCGCAGTACTTTTCGTTTAGTTTGGAGGGGAAGATTAAGCCTAGGCACCGGTTGCTGGTGGAGCACGGCTTTTCACTGCCGCTGCGGGAGATGCTGAAGGTCAGTGATGGCGAGTTCAATGCCCGGCTGATTGAGATGCGGTTGGGATCCGCCGAGGGCAGCTGGGTGTAA
- the LOC126633694 gene encoding probable inactive leucine-rich repeat receptor-like protein kinase At3g03770 codes for MRYFYFFVSVIVAWVLFLPRTHELQASQRQVLFQLRKHLEYPPSLEIWANYSGDLCNLSSTAHVSISCQGNSVTELKIMGDYKLVNVNGFNGFAIPNKTLSENFKVDSFFTTLSRLPSLKVLSLVFLGIWGPLPDKIHRLSSLEVLDLSSNFMFGSVPAKISRMVKLQTLTLEGNYFNETVPDWLDSLSNLTVLSLKNNRLKGEFPSAICRIKTLTVIALSHNELSGKLPDMATLSGLHLLDLRENHLHSELPRMPKGLVTALLSKNTFSGEIPAQFGVLGQLQHLDLSFNYLSGAPPSALFSLPNISYLNLASNMLSGAFPDKLKCGGKLGFVDISNNKLIGDLPSCLGSTSGERVVQVNGNCLSVDSQHQHQVSYCREVLARNKHSRGRETVVLVAVVTGAVLVLLLLAFGVLSFCRRYRSRRTVEHNVFPEVEPDHSPNGYCSELVANARFVSQAAKLDTHGAPESRIFSLEQLKEATDNFDSSMFLGEGSMGKLYKGKLENGTSVAIRSLTMSKKYSIQSLKVRLDLLSKLHHPHLAGLLGYCIVSGGHNDSSCYRIFLINEFVSGGNYRTHLSENYPDKVLKWSDRLAILIGVAKAVHFLHTGAIPGCFNNRLKTNNVLFDEHRIAKLSDYGMSITTDESETLEAKEEGPKTKSWNKTNMESDVYNFGFILLESLVGTIVNGKGDAFLLNEMASFGSQDGRRRIVDPIVLTTCSQESLSIVVSLTKKCISPEVSARPSFEDVLWNLQYAAQVQATADADQKSDSTSQDSPWSVVSLQPTRQPDS; via the exons ATGAGATATTTTTACTTCTTCGTTTCAGTAATTGTGGCATGGGTTTTGTTCCTTCCAAGAACCCATGAATTGCAAGCTTCTCAAAGGCAAGTGTTGTTTCAGCTGAGAAAGCATTTAGAGTACCCTCCCTCATTAGAAATTTGGGCAAATTACAGTGGAGACCTCTGCAACCTGTCTTCCACTGCTCATGTGAGCATATCATGCCAGGGCAATTCAGTCACTGAGCTCAAAATTATGGGAGATTATAAGCTTGTTAATGTGAATGGTTTCAATGGATTTGCAATTCCCAACAAGACCTTGTCTGAGAATTTTAAGGTTGATTCTTTTTTCACCACTTTGTCAAGGTTGCCTAGCTTGAAAGTTCTTAGCTTAGTGTTTTTGGGGATTTGGGGACCACTTCCTGATAAGATTCATCGGTTATCTTCGCTTGAAGTCTTAGACTTGAGCTCGAATTTCATGTTTGGTTCTGTTCCGGCGAAGATATCTAGAATGGTGAAGCTTCAAACTCTAACTCTGGAGGGCAATTATTTCAACGAAACTGTGCCTGATTGGTTGGACTCGTTGTCGAATCTCACAGTTTTGAGCTTAAAGAACAATCGGTTGAAGGGCGAGTTTCCTTCTGCGATATGCAGAATCAAGACACTCACTGTCATTGCTTTGTCTCACAATGAGCTTTCTGGAAAGTTACCTGATATGGCTACTTTAAGCGGCCTGCATCTCTTGGACTTGAGAGAAAATCATTTACATTCCGAACTACCAAGGATGCCGAAAGGGTTGGTTACAGCTCTTCTTAGCAAGAACACATTCTCTGGAGAGATTCCTGCACAATTTGGTGTTTTGGGTCAGCTTCAGCACCTTGATCTCTCATTCAATTATCTTAGCGGAGCACCGCCCTCTGCTTTGTTCTCTTTGCCAAACATCAGTTATCTGAATTTAGCATCCAATATGCTGAGTGGAGCATTTCCGGACAAGCTAAAGTGTGGTGGAAAGCTTGGGTTTGTTGATATTTCTAATAACAAGTTAATAGGTGATCTTCCGTCTTGCCTAGGAAGTACTTCAGGTGAAAGAGTTGTTCAAGTGAACGGAAATTGTCTGTCAGTTGATTCTCAACACCAGCATCAGGTTTCATATTGCAGAGAGGTTCTTGCAAGGAACAAACACTCTAGAGGAAGAGAAACTGTCGTGCTAGTTGCTGTTGTCACTGGAGCTGTTCTTGTTTTACTACTTTTGGCATTTGGGGTTCTTTCCTTTTGTAGAAGATACCGTTCTAGAAGGACAGTTGAGCACAACGTATTTCCAGAGGTCGAGCCAGATCATTCACCAAATGGTTATTGCTCTGAACTCGTCGCAAATGCAA GATTCGTATCTCAGGCAGCGAAGTTAGACACACACGGTGCCCCAGAGAGTCGTATATTTTCACTTGAACAGTTGAAGGAAGCAACAGACAACTTTGATTCATCTATGTTTTTGGGTGAAGGCTCTATGGGAAAG CTTTACAAAGGAAAGTTGGAAAATGGGACCTCTGTTGCAATCCGCTCGCTCACTATGTCGAAGAAATATTCAATTCAAAGCCTTAAAGTTCGACTGGATTTGCTCTCCAAGCTTCATCATCCTCACTTGGCTGGCCTCTTGGGTTACTGCATTGTCAGTGGTGGACACAATGATTCCAGTTGCTACAGAATCTTCCTTATAAATGAATTTGTCTCTGGTGGGAACTACCGAACCCATCTGTCAG AAAACTATCCGGACAAGGTTCTCAAGTGGTCTGATAGATTGGCAATTCTAATTGGAGTTGCGAAGGCTGTGCACTTTCTTCACACCGGGGCTATTCCAGGTTGCTTCAACAACCGACTGAAAACAAACAATGTGTTGTTTGATGAGCATCGGATTGCAAAGTTGAGTGACTATGGAATGTCCATCACCACAGATGAAAGTGAAACACTCGAG GCAAAGGAAGAAGGCCCGAAAACAAAATCTTG GAACAAAACAAACATGGAGAGTGATGTTTACAACTTCGGATTTATACTGCTCGAATCACTAGTTGGCACTATTGTAAACGGAAAAGGGGATGCATTTCTGCTAAACGAAATG GCATCGTTTGGCAGCCAAGATGGTCGAAGAAGAATTGTGGATCCAATTGTGTTGACGACTTGCTCGCAAGAGTCTCTGTCGATTGTGGTATCCTTAACAAAAAAATGCATAAGTCCGGAAGTGTCAGCTCGGCCCTCTTTCGAGGATGTTCTTTGGAACTTGCAGTATGCAGCTCAAGTGCAAGCCACTGCCGATGCTGATCAGAAATCCGATTCTACGTCCCAAGACTCCCCCTGGTCAGTTGTAAGCTTACAGCCTACGAGACAGCCTGATAGCTGA
- the LOC126582657 gene encoding sister chromatid cohesion 1 protein 2-like translates to MFYSQRLLSRKGPLGGIWVAAYSFKKLKRSQVNQTDISSSIDEILQDEWDAVAYRVLAYLLLGVVRIYSKKVEYLYDDCSEVLVKINKFVVSTKKNADADKLRAPYYAVTLPDRFELDAFDLGILEIEDVSGGNMVADEEITMKDSAQGNGRGQFYSEMHDYEEFGACDTPVKDVLSSHWLEFDMEQRASSSGAKSAAVVYEPTRQIKPSGEGQETNGEQLKAPDVALSEVAIQGEANPEEKLQDLRLSHEDLNLETFDGTERGPYHHVKSSGEDHQIDREMVMESELVQPESQTCPNIVQDHNLITVEAGMEKLQSCTVSQEEYMDIDTFNEAKQPQELVCSSGQANHNDGEPKKLPEMISPDSKERIIMQEDRDPLSVSCDGTPGVKIPDAGAPKFMVIHTPASKEFARFSRKRKCVMDDMIVLPNEVIRKSINDASDLVSKRKKVPQTALAIWKASRIANLCHDFSEPLIPAAVSRELRSIFCKTKLKITAPAEPVAPPEKLHAPESPSGVKSEQVEIAPETPVLRSQSVKSFGTPKSPDAVDMDILTPETFGEREKEEPPLGSREQPAPSGYAEEVPFLDRDQEHDFNLLNEDIDSSEGVNPQLEGLSGRTRLVARCLHRRFPNCKNGGKEEVNLLEVSKGGTKKETARLFYELLVLKTQGYVNVKQDVSYGDILISKRPKRDKTWVDDDMVNRGTSETMYVRA, encoded by the exons ATGTTCTACTCGCAGCGCCTGCTGTCGAGAAAAGGGCCGTTGGGCGGCATTTGGGTTGCCGCCTACTCGTTCAAAAAGCTCAAGAGATCGCAGGTCAACCAGACCGACATCTCCTCCTCCATCG ATGAAATTTTGCAGGATGAGTGGGATGCTGTTGCATACAGGGTACTGGCATACCTTCTTCTTGGCGTCGTTCGAATATACTCTAAGAAAGTTGAATATCTGTATGATGACTGCAGTGAAGTGCTGGTTAAAATCAACAAATTTGTAGTCAGTACAAAAAAGAATGCAGACGCAGATAAGCTGCGTGCACCTTATTACGCTGTTACGCTACCTGATAGGTTTGAACTTGATGCTTTCGATCTGGGGATCCTTGAAATTGAAGATGTCAGTGG AGGCAATATGGTGGCTGATGAAGAAATCACAATGAAAG ATAGTGCGCAGGGGAATGGAAGAGGACAATTTTATTCAGAAATG CATGATTACGAGGAATTTGGTGCCTGTGACACCCCAGTCAAAGA TGTACTTTCGTCTCACTGGTTGGAGTTTGACATGGAGCAAAGAGCATCAAGTAGTGGAGCCAAGTCAGCAGCAGTTGTGTACGAACCTACAAGACAAATTAAACCATCTGGTGAAGGTCAAGAAACTAATGGAGAACAGTTAAAGGCTCCCGATGTAGCACTCTCTGAAGTTGCTATTCAAGGAGAAGCAAACCCAGAGGAAAAACTTCAAGACCTTAGGTTGTCTCACGAAGATTTGAACCTTGAGACATTTGATGGAACTGAGAGAGGACCTTACCACCATGTTAAATCATCCGGTGAAGATCATCAAATTGATCGTGAGATGGTTATGGAATCAGAGTTGGTACAACCAGAAAGTCAGACATGTCCAAATATAGTACAAGACCATAATCTAATCACCGTAGAAGCTGGCATGGAAAAGTTGCAGAGTTGTACAGTTTCTCAAGAAGAGTACATGGACATTGATACATTTAATGAGGCGAAGCAACCTCAAGAACTTGTTTGTTCATCTGGTCAAGCAAATCATAACGATGGAGAGCCAAAAAAATTACCCGAGATGATTTCACCGGATAGTAAAGAACGTATTATCATGCAAGAAGATCGAGATCCTCTCTCTGTTTCATGTGATGGAACTCCTGGTGTCAAAATCCCCGATGCAG GTGCACCAAAGTTTATGGTTATTCATACACCGGCTTCTAAGGAGTTTGCTCGATTTTCTAGGAAAAGAAAATGTGTCATGGATGATATGATAGTCCTGCCTAATGA GGTAATCAGGAAAAGCATAAATGATGCAAGTGACTTGGTTTCTAAAAGAAAGAAAGTTCCTCAAACTGCCCTTGCTATCTGGAAAGCCAGTCGAATTGCAAATCTTTGCCATGATTTCTCGGAGCCATTGATACCTG CTGCTGTTTCGCGAGAACTTAGATCCATCTTCTGCAAAACGAAATTAAAGATTACAGCACCTGCCGAACCAGTTGCCCCTCCAGAAAAGTTACATGCGCCAGAATCTCCAAGTGGTGTTAAGTCAGAGCAAGTAGAAATTGCACCAGAAACACCCGTTCTTCGCTCACAATCAGTGAAATCATTTGGGACTCCAAAGAGCCCTGACGCTGTTGACATGGATATCTTAACACCTGAGAcatttggagagagagagaaagaggagccACCCCTGGGCAGCAGGGAGCAACCTGCCCCATCTGGATATGCAGAAGAAGTACCATTTCTGGACAGGGATCAGGAACATGATTTTAATTTGTTGAATGAG GACATTGATTCATCCGAAGGAGTCAACCCGCAACTGG agGGATTGTCTGGGAGAACCAG ACTGGTCGCAAGGTGCTTGCATAGACGCTTTCCAAATTGTAAAAATGGAGGAAAGGAGGAAGTGAACTTGTTGGAGGTTTCGAAAGGAGGAACAAAGAAAGAAACTGCAAGGCTGTTTTACGAGCTACTG GTGTTGAAGACTCAAGGGTATGTGAATGTGAAGCAAGATGTTTCCTATGGTGATATACTGATCTCAAAACGTCCGAAACGGGACAAAACGTGGGTAGATGACGATATGGTCAACAGAGGCACCTCAGAAACTATGTACGTGCGTGCATAG